The following nucleotide sequence is from Diospyros lotus cultivar Yz01 chromosome 3, ASM1463336v1, whole genome shotgun sequence.
GTATCACGAGCTAGTTTATTGAGTTAATTATTGAGTCGAGTCCTGAGCCAGCTCTCAAGTAAGTCAGCTTATTTCCAACCCTAATTACTTCCTCCTACTTACGGATCAAATTTgttatttgtcaaattttatttatatttacaatattattaattttatttttttaagaataatgttagGAGTTATAATTGATGATGTCGTCATTAGTCATGTAATgtctttttcttgaaaaaatatttaaaattttatttatatttttttggtttttcagttttttaatcagtttggtttttttattattttaattttttaatttattgaatttgaaggtctattcaattaatttaatttaatttttaaataaaagtcaaccCTCCACAGTCCACAACTTCTTAGATTCCTCCTTTTGTTGTTGAAGAGGAAAGTTAAAGACTTTCGGGATGTGaggattatttattaaatttatatataaatataatataaatattttataatcaatttGATATTAACTCTCAAAAAATacttattcatttaaaaataataaccatAGTTAATGTGTagcaaattattttattttgagataatatgtatttattatattttaatttttattacaaaacaCTTTTATAGGCTAACAACAAATGTGTCGTATCTTACAACATTTCATCAACTAatgtttcttataaaaaaaatattttttaaaaaataattttatgagtATCAGCAATTATGTCACattgtcattaaaaaaaatattaggtaAAAGagacaataatacataatttttttatccatCTTTAATTAAAAGACATTATATTATGATttctaacattattttttttcttttagtgaAACCtacaattattaataaattatttttttttatttatgcaccATCACGAGCTCTCTCTACTGTTTGGCCCCACGATTTTAACAGAAAAGGTAAATCAAGAACCTAGCAATCAAGTTTCGATTTCAAGCACACCTATTAACGTGATAACGAAATACTCATATTTAAATCACCCTTGAGTGCTGGATTATATCCTATGGACAATAAATTATCACTTTTGGACAATGATTAGGTTCACCAGGTGACTTGCcaatatttcattttgttaaatgttaattgttaaatattaaatattaaaatacaataaaatttactaaactcccgatcaaaaatatttaaggtgtgtttgatagtataaaaaatatataaaaaatatcacatctaagaaattgaattctatctttggtgtttgaaacattacatttttcatagaattgaattccatgataTAACcattaaagtatatttttgtctattttctatgaaaaattccatctatGAAGgagataatttttgtttttcatacaaattagaaaatgtttgtttgatagcatttagttggaaaggaaaatatttttcaatttgtatggaaaacaaaaattatttccccatagatggaatttttcatgaaaaatagctAAAAATATGCTTTAATAGTTGTACCATAAAATtgaattctagaaaaaatatagtgtgtcaaacactaaagatggaattcaatttctcggatgtgacattttccatgcatttttcatactatcaatgatgaaatttattttcttagatgtgacatttttcatgcattttttatgctatcaaacacacctttaacTTAATTAGAATTTGACACGGCCGTGAATTGAGTTTTCCAATCACTATTAtcttttttagtcattttacaTATATGtagcaacatatatattttatttattaaataatttaacatttaaataatcttattaattggttaaataatttaaaatataatatatttatcatcgacgaatataattatttgaatattaaaaatatatataattaatggtGAACATTCAATTGATTCAGTTATTGAACTAATAAATTGTTCAAATCAAATAGACTGAACCTATATCAATAATTGAACCAAACCAATTGAATAGgtgtttaaattgaataaatcgaaaagctaaataaattaaaataattgagcaaacaaaaaaaatatgaaaaaaataaaaaatttgaaacaaaaactaaaaaattggtaaaaaaattatgttgttTTTAACATTTggattgatttaattatttcaatttttgtcaaTACGATCAACTAAACCGAATCATAATATCTAAAATTGTTAAACttaaaaaccaaatcaaattgacctgtaatttaaaatgttgattcgattcaattattttaatttaattaaaacattttccacttctatatataataaatatatttattgatacccaacaattatatttaataCAGTGGATGAATGGCATTTTCACTAATTAAATAATCTAACATTAAAAATGATTATGGAGGTCAAGGAAAGGGACTTGTCACATGCTTTCAAATGTCAAACTGAATTTTGTGGGTGTTTGGACCATAGAAAGCGTACACAAAGCATTGAAATTGGCATCTCGATCAGGATGATACCCTGCAGCTGGGGGAATTGGGATTCCTAACcttaaacaaataattaaccTTAAAGTTGGTGAATTATTCAATTACGTTGGTacaattattatgtaataaatcCATCTTATTTTCAGGTAACatgtgtttaaaaaattaatcataattcCGGTCAGGCTTCATTCAGTCCCTGTTAGTCTCTTGATGATTGATAATGAAATTCATCTATAAAATTCGATTCGGTCATCGGACGTATCATCCCTTTCATACATGTAGTAAGGTcctatcaattaattatatatatatatatttgtgtatttgttatatatatatatatatgtatgtaatgcaTGCAtcttaatcaattatatatatatatatatctgtgtgtatttgttatatatatatatatatatatatgtaatgcaTGCATCTTCTTCGTTGAGGCAGGGGAGCAGCTAGCCATGGAAGCCAGACAGAGCAGCAGCATAAGAGTCCTAATGATGCCATGGCTAGCCCATGGTCACGTCTCCCCCTACCTGGAGCTCGCCAAGAAGCTTGCAGAAAGAAACTTCATCGTCTTCTTCTGCTCAACGCCCATCAATCTCACCTCAAATAACAAGAAGCTCAGCGGTATGTCTGATAATCCAAAATACTCCGGATCCATCCACCCAGTCGAGCTCCACCTTCCATCCTCGCTGGAGCTTCCCCCCCAACACCACACCACAAAAGGCCTGCCGCCCCGGCTGATGCCAGCCCTCAAACAAGCTTTTGACGCAGCCAGCCCTGGCTTCTCCGCCCTCTTGCGGACCCTGAATCCGGACGTGGTTGTTTACGACTTCAGCCAGAAATGGGTGGCTGATTCCGCTTCGTCGCTCAACATTCCGGCCGTCCAGTTCCTAACCCTGAGTCCATCTTTCGTCTCTTTTTTCCTCCATCTCTGTGAAAACCCTGGCGAAGGATTCCCTTTCCCGGAAATTCATGTTCCGGAATACCTTCAAGATAAGCTCAAAGCCTTTGTGCGCAGTGGAGACCCGGAGATGGTTCGTTTCGTTGAGAGCCTGAAGAAATCCAGCGACCTGGTTTTGATAAAAAGCTCGAGAGAGATAGAGGGAAAGTACATGAATTATCTCTCGTCTTTAGTCGACAAAAAGATTCAACCGGTTGGGATGCTGGTTCAGGATCCGGTTGATCAAGAAGGGGACGAAGAAGAGATCATGGACTGgctcaagaacaaagaagaagccTCCACTGTATTCGTCTCTTTCGGATCCGAGTACTTTCTCTCCACTGAAGAGATTGAAGAGATAGCTCTTGGGCTGGAGCTCAGTTCGGCCAACTTCATCTGGGTTGTCCGGTTCCTTTCCAGCGAGAAGATTAGTGTTTCAGAAGCATTATTGCCAGAAGGATTCATCAAGAGGGTTGGAGAGAGAGGAAAGATCGTTCCAGGCTGGGCGCCACAGGCGAAGATCCTGAAGCACCCGAGCATTGGAGGGTTCGTGAGCCATTGCGGATGGAATTCGGTTCTTGAAAGCATGTCATTCGCCGTTCCGATCGTGGCTTTGCCGATGCATCTCGACCAGCCATTGAATGCGATATTGGTTGAGGCGATTGGGGTTGGTTTGGAGGTCATAAGAGACCGGAGTGGGAAGATCAATGGAGAAGAGCTGGGTAGGGTTATAAAGCaggtggtggtggagaagaaggGGATTCAAATGAGCTGTAAAGCCAGGGAGTTGAGAAAGAAGGTCGCCATGAAAGAGGACGAAGAGATGGATGAGGCTGTTCAAGAATTGGTCAAGCTTTGTGAGAAGATGAAGTAAAACACTCTTTTTTAAGGcttataactttttaattaatctttgaTAATTAGCGTGGAGAATATATATACTTATCCAACTACTAATTAGCGTGGAGAATATATAAATCACGAGTCAACTCAATAAACTCCATCAATGGCTTCTTCATCAATAAAATGTCTCAATCATTCCTTCCTATTTCGTTgagatcattttccttaatgCAAAAGTCAAAGTTAGCTCTTAACACTAATTTCCTTATAAACTTCACTATCTACActccaaaatatttaaaaaatactattcaTAAAACTCAAACtcgaccatatatatatatatatatatatatccctcaAATGAATTCAACTCATGTTTGTTGTTACtggaaatagaaataaaatttgtaatgcGACAAAACTTGATCTGAATGTCAAGAAGAAGTACTGTCTCCCTCAGATAGAGGAACGAGTTCCCTGGACAATGGCTGAATGGTCCCTTGGACAGCAGCCTTGTTAGCAATTTAGCGAATAATTTGTGTAtaatatatgaattattttgtatttttattaaaaatattatactagtatatttttaaaaatattcaggttaatttttatattttgaacttaaaaaatataaaatatgtattaactgaattttaaaatattcgaCTAAAAAATTTGTATGTTTCATGtgttagaaaaattatttatgagaaatatatttgtatatatatataatatgttaaatttttattattaaatttatttaattaaaatatattaaatataaattaattatattttaaaatttttaatttaacgaatcttagatcatatttaaaatatatcaaatcgaataatattcatatttttatcattctaaATTTCATTTGCCATATTGCTAACAAGGGAGGAATCTACTGCTTCCTCCTGCTCAGAGATCgttatttgtcaaattttatttatatttataatagtattaattttaattttttttaaaaataatgttagaaattatatttgatGATAATGTTAttaatcatataaattttttttttaaaaatataaagagatcatatattattatttttttatttaatatctcctctaataaaaaaataaaccctTTTAacattacttttttttaaatattatatgatattatatatataaaaaataataagatgaGGTTgggatataaaataatatttttgaattaggGAACCACCACTTTGAAAACCAGGCCACTTGGAATTCCAAGGCAGCATCACTTCTTGGACCGTGGAAAGTTGTTTCTTCCAAGGCGGCATGATTTCTTAGAATTTCATctagaattatttattaaatttatatataatataatataatatttttataattaattcgatttaaattcaaaaagaGTAGTAAGGTAAATAAGCTTTtagttaaattgaaataattaaatcaaattggTTAAAATTAGTGATatagtttgatttaatttttaaatttaaatattttaattattttaactcAATTTGATTAGCAtcgtattaaaaaaaataaaaataattaaactaacttAAATGTTAAAAGTGACATCTCATTTTTGAATAAAAGTCAACCTTCCACAGTCCACGACTTCTTAGATTCCTCCTTTTGTTGTTGAAGAGGAAAGTTAAAGACTTTCGGGATGTGaggattatttattaaatttgtatataaatataaattttatattttataatcaatttGATATTAActctaaaaaaatacttattcaTTTAAAAACAATCATTTAGTTAATTCggttatcaaattatttaaattaaataacttgaATTTATATCACAAATTGAACTCAACAGATCGaatgaattaaaaattcaaaaatcgaAATGTCACCATTCTTAAATCAAGTAAGCATAAAACTAATTCCAACAGCTTGCTATTTGGATCGTCATTGCCAAATTTAAGGAAGTAATCCCAAAATAATGCCTCAAATAGACATCGTCATCGTCAAATTGATTCTTCAAATTTCTAGTAAAGCTCAAAAGTATCATCAACTGTTGCAATTCAAATCTACAATTCTAGCATCGCCATCTCTTTCCACTAGGAAGCCAACCAAATCCATAAAGGCTGAATCAATTGAAGAAGACAAGTTGCAGCGAAGATAAAATCAGTCGAAGAAGAGACACTAGATTCAATGAACAAGTTGCAGATATTAGATTCGATAGCGACGATAAACAACTACAGCAATGAGTAGAACCAGTGATCGACGACGACAATAAGAAACGAATCAATTTGGTTtgtgattttgaaatttttttatatttatttttataatagatgAGTGATAGTatgagtattttattattttatatatttaattattaattttatatatgtatgaatttaattattaattattatatgttaaaataaatagaattaaaatttattaataaataaataaaataaagagtttaATAAAGtgattttgagataaaattagaatacacgatgaattatttataatataagcaTAAAAATGACGGTTAGAGTCACCCTGATGATACAAAAATCTACTTCCCCTGGGCGAAGAGGTGGGTTAAAAGCTCCGCCAAATCAtccatttcttcctcctctctcgTCATGATCTTCTCTCTCAATTCCCCAACTGTAGTTCTGATCATCCCGGCCACTTCTCCGTCTTCCTGCCGCTGATCATCCACCACCGTCTCCTTCAAAACCCTAGCAATCTCCTCTCTCCTAAGCCTCCCAGCCTGGTCTCTCCTCACCTCCACCCCAGCCCCAATCTCCGCCACCAGCCTCGCGTTCTGCGGCTGGTCCAGATGCATTGGCATGGCCACGATCGGAACCCCAAACTTGATGCTCTCCATCACTGAGCTCCACCCGCAGTGGCTCACAAACCCTCCAACGCTCGGATGCTTCAGGATCCTCGCCTGTGGTGCCCAGCCCTGAACGATCTTCCCTCTCTCCCCTACCCTCGCCAGGAACCCTTCTGGCAAGGCCTCCGAGACCCTAGTCTTCTCTCCCGATGGGAACCTCACCACCCATATGAAGTTCACTGAACTTAGCTCCAGACCGTTGGCTATCTCTTCTATTTCTTCTCTAGACAAGAAATACTCGCTCCCGAAGGAAACGAACACGGTCGAGAGCTCGGGCTTTTTCCCAAGCCATTCCATGATCTCTGCATCTGAATCTCCTTGTGAGGAGGAGATTAAAGGTTCTTGAACCAGTGGGCCGACTGCTTGGATCTTCTTCTTGGCCAAGACGGAGATGTAATCCAGGTATTTTTGCTCCATCTCTGTGGAGGATTTGATAAGGACGATGCCGGAGGATTGGTTCAGGGCAGAAAAGAAACGGTCTATGTCTTTCACTCCATTTGAGGTGGCTTGGAGCAGGTTATGGAAACCTGGCTTTTCGTATTCATGGAGGTGAATCTCGTGGAATGGGAACTCGACGCCGGGGTTTTCGGTGGTGTGGATCGTGAAGGAGAGGAAAGCGGCGCCGAAAGTTGAGAACACAATCGCTGGGATGTTGAGCGGCGATGCGGCTTTCGGTGCCCATGGCTGGTTGAAGTCGTAGATGACGAGATCTGGGTTCAGGGTTTTGAGGATGGAGGAGAAGGCTGGGATGGCCTGCTCGAATGCGGTTTTGAGGGCGGACATGAGGTGGGACGGGAGGCCGTTGGTGGTGTGGCGGTGCTGCGGCAGCTCCGGCGAGGATGGGAGGGCGATCTCCACCGGCTGGATGGATTTGGAGTAGGTGCCGGCGATTCTGCCATTGATGGAGCTTAGAGCAGCTCCAATGGAGCGGCAAATGCAGCGCCAACTCCAAATTGGCGCTGAAAACGGCTCCAACGTATACACCAAAATGATGTTGGCATAATTTTTCATAACAAAATTTGGTGTTGAGTTTGGTGTTATACTATTCATcaacaccaatttttttttttttattttattccctGTTTTACCTCTCTTTCTATATCTTCAAAATAAGTTATTCCTTTTATATCCTTTATCACTTTTAAtacatttgtatattttgattaataattaaaaatataaattaaattattataaaaaatatataccgatggaaatattttattaatatctataaaatgagtataatattgaattttaaaatatttaatatattttataaatactatgttaatataaaatgaactatttttgtttatgtatatgaatttttttattttaataattaattaatagaaagaaaatatttataatgtaaaaattcaataatataataaaaagcaataacatttccattaacttgaattaaaaatacatgatgaaaatagaaaaaaaagcttaaaataaaaacaacaacaacaacatgacttaaaaataaaaaacatttattggaaaaatagtgaaaaaaagaagataagaaaattaattgaaatattaagtgaaaaaaacatttattggaaaaatagtttctttgatttaaaatattagttgagaaatgagatggataaataattaggtggataaacaattagtttgctaaaaattaggcaaaaataattaattaaaaatttagtaaaaaaattaattagaataacatattttgaaaaaaatataaaaaaattatgactgtaatttttaattttttttataaaatatgactaattatttttaattatattatactattaatatttatttataaaatattctttaaaaatttccttttacaccaatttggtgttatacATTGGAGAGAACACCAAAATAGTGGACACCAAATTAGCGTAAATCACTGTTGGACACCAAATTGGCGTCCAATTTGGTGTCCAACATCGGAGATGCTCTTAGATTGACGGCTGTTGAACAGAAGTAGATGTGGAAGCTTCTGTCTGCGAGTTTCTTGGCCAATTCTAGGAAAGGGTTTATATGGCCATGGGCTAGCCATGGAAGCACTAAGATCTTCAtgttctctcttccttctctatcAATCATTCAATTGGAGatgatgattatatatatatatatatatatataaagtaaggTTATCCGTTTTGATTTGTTGTCCCCAGCAACAATTATGTTGCCCTCAATTATTACGTGCCTTTGGGGGCCATTTGTCGATTTGTGCGTGTTATCTTTGCGCAGAGGCCAtccagccccccccccccctctctggCCAGTACCTGTATGAacaaaaattaatgtaaaatacTTAAGGTGAGGATTTCCCCTTTtgattctcaaaaattaatgtAGAATAACTAAATagtcataaaatattaaatttaaaaactaataatCTAATATATGATAATGTTCCTacaattattactattatttttattattggcatatatatatgtatatacatataaataaggagaaaattgcattttttttcttcttcgttGAGGCAGGGGAGCAGCAAGCCATGGAAGCCAGATAGAGCAGCAGCATATATAAGATAAGAGTCCTAATGACGCCATGGCTAGCCCATGGCCACGTCTCCCCCTACCTGGAGCTCGCCAACAAGCTTCCAGAAAGAAACTTCATCGTCTTCTTCTGCTCAACTCAACGCCTATCAATCTCACCTCCATTAACGAGAAGCTCAGAGATGGATGAGGGTGTTCAAGAATTGGTCAACCTTTGTGAGAAGATGAAGTAGAACCCTCCTTTTGAAGATTGACGTGAAGATTATACTTAATTAATCTCCGACGATTGACGTGAAGATTATACTTATcccattattaattattgaaagaaTTCTTTGAGTTAAATTTGCGATTTCACTCGTACaaatttacatattaaaaacatttaaataagTCAAcaagtttataaaattaaaattatattaaattaaagttaaatCATCAATCAACTCAATAAActggagtatatatatatttttaaaaaatagtatttattaaaataaataaaataaaattttatcaagatatcttatttgtaaaatttaaaagaaaaaatataaatttattttaaaaattaaaaataaaaagtcatatattttttttaaaaattaataaatataaatattttatatttttaatttatatcttaattaattaatactagtCAAATAAATCAACTCATCTTTGTAATGCGAAAAGCTGAAGCGGAGATTGAGTCAACAATGAACTCAATTAGTAAGTTGAAAGGAAGTAGCAGGCTGCTGTTCAGGGGACCACCACTTTCAAAACCAGCCCCTCGGAATTTTATAaagatattatttaatataaaattaataaatttatattaataataaaatgtgTGGTAAAAAAGTTTGTTgtgatttaaattaatatatgagtttaatagaataattattattttaattgagtaagaaaatatttaagtgagtaacaactaaaaaatattatacttaattaattttttatttttaatcaaataaaatctaaatatttaagagattaaacgattatatacttgttttagtcaaatataatacattagttgagtaactataatatttaatttaagtattaagtaataaatatggattaaaataataattatcattaaatttcaaaaaattactatttagTAACTGTATATCTCATTCAAGTAATACTTAATTTACTCTATTAacgttatattaaattttaaaaattaatcattacagacgatattaaatgtatattctAAGTATCTTatctacaaataaaatatatattattgaaaacaACTAGacaagtatttttattattttattatatggtgatattattgtgtttattataatttgtgaaattattattatttgattatcaTGTCGatgttatatttattgattatcaaGTTGGGTTGATTTAagtatatttgttgattataggttaatatttttttttgtacattaatttattaaatttttttaaactaaaagtTTGATAAATTTCAAGTTGAGCTTAGGCTGGGGCTCGCCTAGCTCGAGTTCAAGTAATGTTAATTGATGCCCACATGGGTAGCTTAGTTGCTCAAGAAGGGGGCACAAAGTGTCTTTCGTGGTGAATCTTGGATCAAGACCGAGGATCGAGTCTCATA
It contains:
- the LOC127797621 gene encoding beta-D-glucosyl crocetin beta-1,6-glucosyltransferase-like isoform X12; this encodes MKILMLPWLAHGHVNPFLELAMKLADRSFHIYFCSTAVNLSSIHGRIAGTYSKSIQPVELALPSSPELPPHRHTTNGLPSHLMSALKIAFEQAIPAFSSILETLNPDLIIYDFLLPWAPKAASLLNIPAILFSTFGAALLSFMLHTTEKPGVEFPFPEIHLHEYEKPVFHSLLHSTSNGVKDVDRFLPALNQSSGIVLIKSSTEIEQKYLDYISVLAKKKIQAVGPLVQEPLISSSQGDSDAEIMEWLGKKPELSTVFVSFGSEYFLSREEIEEIANGLELSSVNFIWVVRFPSGEKTRVSEALPEGFLARVGERGKIVQGWAPQARILKHPSVGGFVSHCGWSSVMESIKFGVPIVAMPMHLDQPQNARLVAEIGAGVEVRRDQAGRLRREEIARVLKETVVDDQRQEDGEVAGMIRTTVGELREKIMTREEEEMDDLAELLTHLFAQGK
- the LOC127797620 gene encoding UDP-glucosyltransferase 29-like; this encodes MEARQSSSIRVLMMPWLAHGHVSPYLELAKKLAERNFIVFFCSTPINLTSNNKKLSGMSDNPKYSGSIHPVELHLPSSLELPPQHHTTKGLPPRLMPALKQAFDAASPGFSALLRTLNPDVVVYDFSQKWVADSASSLNIPAVQFLTLSPSFVSFFLHLCENPGEGFPFPEIHVPEYLQDKLKAFVRSGDPEMVRFVESLKKSSDLVLIKSSREIEGKYMNYLSSLVDKKIQPVGMLVQDPVDQEGDEEEIMDWLKNKEEASTVFVSFGSEYFLSTEEIEEIALGLELSSANFIWVVRFLSSEKISVSEALLPEGFIKRVGERGKIVPGWAPQAKILKHPSIGGFVSHCGWNSVLESMSFAVPIVALPMHLDQPLNAILVEAIGVGLEVIRDRSGKINGEELGRVIKQVVVEKKGIQMSCKARELRKKVAMKEDEEMDEAVQELVKLCEKMK
- the LOC127797621 gene encoding beta-D-glucosyl crocetin beta-1,6-glucosyltransferase-like isoform X16; amino-acid sequence: MKILMLPWLAHGHVNPFLELAMKLADRSFHIYFCSTAVNLSSINGRIAGTYSKSIQPVELALPSSPELPPHRHTTNGLPSHLMSALKTAFEQAIPAFSSILKTLNPDLVIYDFNQPWAPKAASPLNIPAIVFSTFGAAFLSFTIHTTENPGVEFPFHEIHLHEYEKPGFHNLLQATSNGVKDIDRFFSALNQSSGIVLIKSSTEMEQKYLDYISVLAKKKIQAVGPLVQEPLISSSQGDSDAEIMEWLGKKPELSTVFVSFGSEYFLSREEIEEIANGLELSSVNFIWVVRFPSGEKTRVSEALPEGFLARVGERGKIVQGWAPQARILKHPSVGGFVSHCGWSSVMESIKFGVPIVAMPMHLDQPQNARLVAEIGAGVEVRRDQAGRLRREEIARVLKETVVDDQRQEDGEVAGMIRTTVGELREKIMTREEEEMDDLAELLTHLFAQGK
- the LOC127797621 gene encoding beta-D-glucosyl crocetin beta-1,6-glucosyltransferase-like isoform X17; translation: MKILMLPWLAHGHINPFLELAKKLADRSFHIYFCSTAVNLSSINDRIAGTYSKSIQPVELALPSSPELPPHRHTTNGLPSHLMSALKTAFEQAIPAFSSILKTLNPDLVIYDFNQPWAPKAASPLNIPAIVFSTFGAAFLSFTIHTTENPGVEFPFHEIHLHEYEKPGFHNLLQATSNGVKDIDRFFSALNQSSGIVLIKSSTEMEQKYLDYISVLAKKKIQAVGPLVQEPLISSSQGDSDAEIMEWLGKKPELSTVFVSFGSEYFLSREEIEEIANGLELSSVNFIWVVRFPSGEKTRVSEALPEGFLARVGERGKIVQGWAPQARILKHPSVGGFVSHCGWSSVMESIKFGVPIVAMPMHLDQPQNARLVAEIGAGVEVRRDQAGRLRREEIARVLKETVVDDQRQEDGEVAGMIRTTVGELREKIMTREEEEMDDLAELLTHLFAQGK
- the LOC127797621 gene encoding beta-D-glucosyl crocetin beta-1,6-glucosyltransferase-like isoform X14; translated protein: MKILMLPWLAHGHVNPFLELAMKLADRSFHIYFCSTAVNLSSINGRIAGTYSKSIQPVELALPSSPELPPHRHTTNGLPSHLMTALKTAFEQAIPAFSSILETLNPDLVIYDFNQPWVPKAASTLNIPAVLFLTFGAAFLSFTLHNTENPGVEFPFQEIHLHEYEKPGFQNRLQATSNGVKDLDRFLSALNQSSGIVLIKSSTEIEQKYLDYISVLAKKKIQAVGPLVQEPLISSSQGDSDAEIMEWLGKKPELSTVFVSFGSEYFLSREEIEEIANGLELSSVNFIWVVRFPSGEKTRVSEALPEGFLARVGERGKIVQGWAPQARILKHPSVGGFVSHCGWSSVMESIKFGVPIVAMPMHLDQPQNARLVAEIGAGVEVRRDQAGRLRREEIARVLKETVVDDQRQEDGEVAGMIRTTVGELREKIMTREEEEMDDLAELLTHLFAQGK